The Panicum hallii strain FIL2 chromosome 5, PHallii_v3.1, whole genome shotgun sequence genome contains the following window.
CTTTTGAGGAAGGTAACATCTGAAGGGTAATTTTGTAAATGTGAGCACATTGGATTGGACCAACTGTTCCTTTGGTCTGGTCTGAGAACTATTCCAAGTCCAACTGCTTCGCTACGTACCGTGAAGAGGAAGTTGTATCCGAGCTCGAGGATCCTCTGCTGCAGCCGGACCTTGCTCCACACCAGGTCGATGTAGTCCTTGCTCATGAACACCTTCTCGTCGGAGAGGTTGCGCCCGGCGGCCGCGGGGAGAAGGTAGCAGTGCGGGTGCACGGCGCGGCACCGCTCGagggcgccgccgtcgagcgccACCACGAGGAGGTGGTTCGCGAAGTGCGAGATCCGCTCGCCCGTGCGGAAGCTCTCGAGGAAGAGATCCAGCAGCGAGTCCTCGGCCGCCCACGCCTCGTTCACCGACGTCATGATCACCGTCCGGTCCTCGTCCGCCACCGCGCGCAGCAGCCGCTCCAGCTCGTCctgctccggcgccggcgctcCCTGGATGAGCCAAAAAAGGAAAAATCAGTTGCCAAGAAGACAGATAGAATCAACAAAAGTTGCTGCTTTTGCTACCAGAAAAAAAAGTTCAGAACCCGAGAACCGGGCTGATGTGATGAATTAACCTTTGCTTCGGCGTGAGCAGGAGCAGCAGGTTCTCCCGCCGGGCTCGCCTCTTGGGCGGGAGCGTCAAACTCCGTGGTTCCATTGGCCCAGCTCGATATCCCCGTGAAACGCGCGCCGCTACTCGCGGACGTCAGGAAGAAGatcaggacggcggcggcggacgcccCGAGGATGAAGGACATGAGCTGGTGAAGCGCGTTCTGCTGGCTCCCCATGGCAAGACCCGCGAACT
Protein-coding sequences here:
- the LOC112892326 gene encoding uncharacterized protein At1g28695-like; this encodes MGSQQNALHQLMSFILGASAAAVLIFFLTSASSGARFTGISSWANGTTEFDAPAQEASPAGEPAAPAHAEAKGAPAPEQDELERLLRAVADEDRTVIMTSVNEAWAAEDSLLDLFLESFRTGERISHFANHLLVVALDGGALERCRAVHPHCYLLPAAAGRNLSDEKVFMSKDYIDLVWSKVRLQQRILELGYNFLFTDVDILWFRNPFERMSVAAHMVTSSDFFFGDPYSPMNLPNTGFLYAKSSRRTVGAFEAWRAARESFPGKHEQQVLNEIKVELVSTRGLRIQFLDTEHNAGFCNNTRDFNTLYTMHANCCVGLGAKLHDLGNLLREWRAYRSMDEGERSRGPVRWKVPGICIH